The sequence below is a genomic window from Thermoplasmata archaeon.
CTCCAAACTTATCTATTAGTGTTTTGTCTTTGTCGCTTATTAAACTAAAATTTAAATTGTACTTCTCTTTAAATTTGTTCTGTATCTCTTCACTCTTCACACTTACTCCTACTATTTCAACCCCTTCCGCTTCAAATTTGTCTTTTAAATCTCTAAACTCTTTAGCCTCTCTTGTACAACCAGGAGTGAAATCAGCAGGATAAAAATATAACACAACCCACTTTCCCACTGCTTTGGCAGGTAAGTATGAGTTAATGAATTTTACATTGTCCATCTCTTTTAACATATATATTCCTCTATATTATTAGCATAAATAAATATTTTAATAAGTATCAAAATATTTTTAGAATTTCTTGAATGCTGATGCTGGTGCTCCACAAACTGGACATTTTTCAGGCAACTTGCCCACAACTGTGAAACCACAAACACTACATATGTAAATGTCTCCGAGCTCTATATCCTTTTTCTCATCCACCGCTTTCTTTGCGTCTTTGTACATCTGTAAATGAACTTTTTCTGTTTCCAAAGCATAATGAGTGCTCATCTCAGCTCCTTTTTCATTCTGAAACTTTGCTGTTTGATTAAATACAGGATACATTTCCTCTACTTCATAAGCTTCTCCGTCAATTGCTACCTGAAGATTCTGCGAAGAATCTCTGATCATTCCCAGGTTCTTATAATGATTTGTTGCATGTATCTGCTCTGCATAGGCAATTGCCCTAAACTGCCTTGCCACATTTTTAAATCCTGCTTTTTCAGCGACATCTGCAAAAATCAAGTATCTCATGTGCGCTTGGCTCTCTCCAGCATATGCTTCTTTTAAATTCAGTTCAGTCATTTTATGCATTAAAATTCACCTCTTGTTAATGAGTATCGATAAAAAAAGAAGATAATAAATATTTCTATATCTATTTTTTGATCTTGAATATTGTTTTATAAATCAGTCAATTTATTCGAAAATTATTTTACTAAACATTTATAACCTAAATTGTAATGTGAGATTATGGCATATGGATTAGTTTCCAGTATTCCAACTTCCGGTATAAGAAAATTTTTTAATTTGGCATCTAAAGAATCTATAAATCTAGGGATAGGAGAACCTGATTTTCAACCTCCTAAATATGTTCAGATGGCTGCAAAAAAAGCGATCACGATGGGATTCAATAAATATGGACCTTCATCTGGATTGCCTGAACTGAGAGAGGCTATTGCACAAAAATATAGAAAATATGCAGACCTAAAAGCAGAAAATGTTATAATCACTATGGGTGGCACTGAAGCTTTCTACTTGGCTTTATATTCACTGCTGGAGTCAAATGATGAAGTTTTGGTTCCCGATCCGGGGTTTGTAATATACGCACCTCATGTTACATTAGCAGGCGGTATACCTGTTTCTTATCCTTTGCAAAGTTCTAAAAAATTCGTTTTAGATCTTGCAGATCTAGAACCTCTTATTACCTCTAGAACCAAGGCGATAATCGTCAACAGTCCTAGCAATCCTTTAGGTACAGTATTGTCAGAAAGAGAGATCAAAAACATTATCGAGTTTGCTATGATTCATGATTTATATATAATATCTGACGAAGTTTATATGAAAATAGTTTTTGATAGAGATGAGACTACTTTCCTTGGAAAATATGATAAGCTGATATTTATAAACTCATTTTCCAAAGAATATGCGATGACCGGGTGGAGAATTGGCTATTTGATTGCTTCAAGAAAACTTATTGAACCAATCTCGAAATTACAGTATTATTTGATCGCTTGCCCTGCAACTCCTTTACAGTACGGGGCGCTGGCAGCAATCCAAAACTCGGACCAATTTACAAGAAATATGGTAAGATCGTTTAAAAAAAGAAGGGATCTTGCTTTGCATCTGTTTTCTGGAATACCACAATTTTCACAGCATGTTCCAGATGGTACGTTCTATCTGTTTCCTGCCTATTCGCTCAGTTTAGACGATGATAAATTTGCGATCTCGCTGCTTAAAAACGGGGTCGTCGTTGCCCCTGGCACTGCATTTGGAAGCAATGGTGCAAAACATATCAGAATATCTTATGCTACCTCTCCTGAAAACATCAAAAAAGGTATTGAGCTGATAAAAGAAACTGTTGAGTTTTTGTTATTGAATGTCTGATTTTTTTTACTGTTAAAATTGTAGATTTGAAAATGTACTTTTATACATATCGAATAGTTAATATTATTGATAGTATTACTGGTTAAAAGATTTATATGTTCGGCTTTACAGGTAAGATTTTGAAAATAGATTTGACTGCTGGCCAGATTTCAGAAGAAGAACTGGATCAAAAAATTGCTAGAAGATACCTTGGAGGTTTAGCACTTGCTTCTTATTATCTTTACAGAGACTCTAAAAAAGGTACGGATGCATTTGATGAACAAAACCCAATCATCATATCTCCGGGACTGTTTGTGCCTATAGGAGTACCAACTGCTTCAAAAACTGTTTTTTTGACAAAATCTCCGGCTACAGGAGGATTGGGAAGAGCTGTAGCTGGTGCTACGTTAGGAGTACAGCTCAAAAAAGCAGGCTATGACTTGATGATAATAAAAGGGAAGAGTAAAGAGCCTGTTGTTATCAGTATAGATGATAATAACGTGAAAATAGAGAACACAGATCTGTGGGGTTTAGATACCCGAGAGACCCAGAATAAGCTAAAAGAGAAATATGGAAAAGTAGCAACTGCAGCAATCGGTCCTTCCGGAGAAAACCTGTCAAAAATTGCAGGTATCGATTGTGAAGAGCGTCAGGCTGCAAGAACGGGTATTGGTGCTGTATTTGGCTCTAAAAAATTAAAAGGATTAGCTGTAAAAGGTTCTGGATCAATAAAAATATTTGATCCCCCGCAATTTAAAGAACTCGTTCAAAAATGGGCAAAGATACTAAGAGAGCACCCTGCTGCAAAAGATGATATGAATTATGGCACTGGCGAATTTTATAGCTGGATGAATACCCAGCGTGGCACATTTCCGTCCAGAAACTGGCAACAAGGATATTTTCAGAGTGCTTTTGACACCTTGAAAGAGGGTGAGAAATCGCATATTGATCCCTATTACTGGGCACCTATTTATGCAAAGAAGTTTCATCCTTGCCCCAACTGTAACAAACCTTGCGGGCACATGTTCGAGATAAAAGATGGAAAATATAAAGGTGTATCAGTGGATGGAATTGAGTATGAAACACTTTATTCTTTAGGTGGAAATCTTGACATTGACGATCCTGAGGCTGTAGCATATTTAAATCTATTATGTGACCTGTATGGATTTGATACCATCTCTGCAGGATTAACGATCTCATGGGCAATGGAGGCTGGAGAAAGAGGAATATTGAAAGATGCACCAAAGTTTGGAGATGTTGAAGGCACTGCAAAGCTGTTGAAAGAGATGGCTTTCAGAGAGGGATATTTAGGTAACTTGTTGGCAGATGGCGTGAAAAGTGCCGTAGAAAAGCTTGGAAAAGGTGAAGAGTTCGCAATGCATGTAAAAGGTCTTGAGCCTCCAGCATATGATGTGAGAGGCATAAAAGGCATGGCTCTTGCCGAGGCGGTCTCTGTTAGAGGAGCTTGTCATTTGACTGCTGGGGTCTATGGACTGGAACTGACCGGGAAGTGGTGGAAGTTTGAGGGCGTAGACAGGTTATCTGCCAATAACAAGGGATTTGAAGTCAAGACTATGGAAGATTTGATGACAGTATATGATACTGTAGGCATGTGCAAATTTTCAAGACATATGTTTTTCCTTGAAGGTTTTCCTGACATTATATATGCGGTCACTGGATTTGACATGAGTCCGTCAGAGCTTATGCTTGTTGGTGAGAGATCTTACAATATACAGAAAAGCTTTAATGTCAGAGAAGGATTGTCGAGAAAAGATGACAAGTTACCATATCGTGTGACGCATGATCCTATTCCGAAAGGTGTGTCTAAAGGAGCGTACGTAAAAGAAGAAGAGCTGCAAAAGATGCTTGATGACTATTATCAGGTACGTGGTTGGTCCAAGGATGGCATACCTACAAAAGTGAAGTTGCAGATCATTGACCTGTCGGATCTCATTACTGATATTGGAGTATAAAAAACTATAAATATTTTCATCTTATTTTCTTTTTAATGATATTAATAATATTGGCAGGGGGATTTGCAAAAAGGCTGATGCCGATCTCAGAGTTTATTCCAAAGCCATTGCTTCCGGTTTCTGGCAAACCTATAATAGATCATATTTTGGATCATGTTAAAAACTTAAATTTTGAAAAGATAATAATATCTACAAATTACAAGTTTTCAGATCAATTTAGATATTATATTAATACTCATCCATCTTACAAAAATATGGAGCTAATAATTGAGCCTACAAGATCTGAATCTGAGAAGTTTGGAGCTGTTAAGGGAATAGAGTATGTATTAGATAAGTTAAATATAAATTCTGATTTTATAGTGATTGCAGGAGACAATTTTTTTGATTTTGATCTAGACACATCTTTTGAAAAGTTCAGATCACTCAACAAGTCTGTAATAGGATTATATGATATAAAGGAACTTGAAGAAGCTAAAAGATTTGGGGTTGTAAAGATTGATTCTGACGGAAAAATTTTAAAGATCACTGAAAAACCTGCAGATCCAGACAGTACCTTAATAAGCATGGGCGTTTATTTGTTCAAAAAAGAGATCAAAAAGTTTTTAGAGGAATATGTAAAAAACAGTGAAAATAAAGATACTTTAGGAACTTTCATTTCATGGTTATTGAAAAAAACAGAGCTTTATGGGATCAAATATGTGGGGACATGGGTAGATATAGGCAGCATAGATGCATACCGCAACCTTTTCATTAGCAAAAAATGATGTTTACCATGTTTTTTAATATGTGTTATACATTAACATGGTCACTATTTTTTACCATATTCGGTACTAAAAAGTTTTAAATTATACTTATTTCTTATTCTTTTCTACCTTCAAAAAGAGTGATTTTTATGATAGAGAACGTTGTTAAGAGAGACGGAAGCGTCGCGACTTTCGATATTAAGAAGATAATTAATGCGATATACAAAGCACTAAAATCAGTTGGTTCTGAAGATTATATCACTTCAAAAAAATTAGCTGAAAAGGTAGTGAAAAAGCTTGAAATAGAGCACATTACCACTCCTAAAGTTGAAGAGATCCAAGACATTATAGAAGAAGTATTGATGGTTGAAGGTTATACTAAAGTTGCTAAAGCTTATATAATATACAGAGAAAAGAGAAAACTAATCAGGGAAATCAAGAAGTCATACGGTGTAAAAGATGATCTAAAACACTCTATTAATGCTATTAAGGTCCTTGAAAACAGATATTTATTGAAAAATGAAAAAGGAGAAATCATAGAAACACCAAGACAGATGTATGAGCGCGTTTCTAAATATATCGCTATGATCGATATTCTCTACAGTGATGAAATATTTGATAAAAATGCAGCACAGAAAATTTGGAATATTGATGATATAGACCATAATCTATCTTCAGTTGAATATACTATGCTGAAACATGCATATACCTCTCTTAATGAAGAAAAAATGATGAAAGTACCATTTTCAAAAGTTTTGGAAATACTGAACGAAAAAGAAGATAGTATATTAAACACTGCTGTAAAATTTTATAATTTAATGAGCCAAAAATACTTTATGCCAAACTCTCCAACCTTGATGAACGCCTCTACCAATATAGGACAGCTTTCTGCATGTTTTGTAATACCTGT
It includes:
- a CDS encoding peroxiredoxin, with protein sequence MLKEMDNVKFINSYLPAKAVGKWVVLYFYPADFTPGCTREAKEFRDLKDKFEAEGVEIVGVSVKSEEIQNKFKEKYNLNFSLISDKDKTLIDKFG
- a CDS encoding rubrerythrin family protein, coding for MHKMTELNLKEAYAGESQAHMRYLIFADVAEKAGFKNVARQFRAIAYAEQIHATNHYKNLGMIRDSSQNLQVAIDGEAYEVEEMYPVFNQTAKFQNEKGAEMSTHYALETEKVHLQMYKDAKKAVDEKKDIELGDIYICSVCGFTVVGKLPEKCPVCGAPASAFKKF
- a CDS encoding aminotransferase class I/II-fold pyridoxal phosphate-dependent enzyme, with the protein product MAYGLVSSIPTSGIRKFFNLASKESINLGIGEPDFQPPKYVQMAAKKAITMGFNKYGPSSGLPELREAIAQKYRKYADLKAENVIITMGGTEAFYLALYSLLESNDEVLVPDPGFVIYAPHVTLAGGIPVSYPLQSSKKFVLDLADLEPLITSRTKAIIVNSPSNPLGTVLSEREIKNIIEFAMIHDLYIISDEVYMKIVFDRDETTFLGKYDKLIFINSFSKEYAMTGWRIGYLIASRKLIEPISKLQYYLIACPATPLQYGALAAIQNSDQFTRNMVRSFKKRRDLALHLFSGIPQFSQHVPDGTFYLFPAYSLSLDDDKFAISLLKNGVVVAPGTAFGSNGAKHIRISYATSPENIKKGIELIKETVEFLLLNV
- a CDS encoding aldehyde ferredoxin oxidoreductase family protein — its product is MFGFTGKILKIDLTAGQISEEELDQKIARRYLGGLALASYYLYRDSKKGTDAFDEQNPIIISPGLFVPIGVPTASKTVFLTKSPATGGLGRAVAGATLGVQLKKAGYDLMIIKGKSKEPVVISIDDNNVKIENTDLWGLDTRETQNKLKEKYGKVATAAIGPSGENLSKIAGIDCEERQAARTGIGAVFGSKKLKGLAVKGSGSIKIFDPPQFKELVQKWAKILREHPAAKDDMNYGTGEFYSWMNTQRGTFPSRNWQQGYFQSAFDTLKEGEKSHIDPYYWAPIYAKKFHPCPNCNKPCGHMFEIKDGKYKGVSVDGIEYETLYSLGGNLDIDDPEAVAYLNLLCDLYGFDTISAGLTISWAMEAGERGILKDAPKFGDVEGTAKLLKEMAFREGYLGNLLADGVKSAVEKLGKGEEFAMHVKGLEPPAYDVRGIKGMALAEAVSVRGACHLTAGVYGLELTGKWWKFEGVDRLSANNKGFEVKTMEDLMTVYDTVGMCKFSRHMFFLEGFPDIIYAVTGFDMSPSELMLVGERSYNIQKSFNVREGLSRKDDKLPYRVTHDPIPKGVSKGAYVKEEELQKMLDDYYQVRGWSKDGIPTKVKLQIIDLSDLITDIGV
- a CDS encoding nucleotidyltransferase family protein, with translation MILIILAGGFAKRLMPISEFIPKPLLPVSGKPIIDHILDHVKNLNFEKIIISTNYKFSDQFRYYINTHPSYKNMELIIEPTRSESEKFGAVKGIEYVLDKLNINSDFIVIAGDNFFDFDLDTSFEKFRSLNKSVIGLYDIKELEEAKRFGVVKIDSDGKILKITEKPADPDSTLISMGVYLFKKEIKKFLEEYVKNSENKDTLGTFISWLLKKTELYGIKYVGTWVDIGSIDAYRNLFISKK